A single genomic interval of Koleobacter methoxysyntrophicus harbors:
- a CDS encoding energy-coupling factor transporter transmembrane component T family protein, translated as MLKNITIGQYIPGESAIHRMDPRSKIIITLIYIVLLFLIKDFYGYLFLSTFVILPVLISGIPARFIFKGLKPLLVIILITMSFNIFLTGGEVIYQLGPFNITKEGIRMAVFIALRLIFLITGTSLLTLTTSPIALTDGIEFLLNPFKRIGVPAHELAMMMTIALRFIPTLLDETEKIMKAQMARGADFESGNLLSRAKNLVPLLVPLFISAFRRADELAMAMEARCYRGGENRTRMKQLKITGIDYAAYMFTVAVGTYILFSRFGILLR; from the coding sequence ATGCTTAAAAATATAACTATAGGCCAGTATATTCCGGGAGAATCGGCAATCCACCGCATGGACCCCAGGTCTAAAATTATAATAACCCTTATTTATATCGTTTTGCTCTTTTTAATTAAAGATTTCTACGGGTATCTGTTTTTATCAACCTTTGTTATTCTGCCCGTATTGATATCAGGTATCCCTGCAAGATTCATCTTTAAAGGGCTCAAACCCCTGCTGGTTATTATTCTGATTACTATGTCTTTTAATATATTTTTGACCGGTGGGGAGGTTATATATCAGCTGGGGCCTTTTAATATAACAAAAGAGGGGATTAGAATGGCCGTTTTTATAGCATTGAGGCTGATTTTCCTGATTACGGGTACCTCTCTTTTAACCCTTACCACATCGCCTATAGCACTCACCGACGGGATAGAATTCCTTCTAAACCCTTTCAAAAGGATAGGAGTTCCCGCCCATGAACTGGCGATGATGATGACTATTGCTCTGAGGTTTATCCCTACCCTTCTGGACGAAACGGAAAAGATAATGAAGGCCCAAATGGCCAGGGGGGCTGACTTTGAGAGCGGGAATCTTCTTTCCAGGGCAAAAAACCTGGTCCCTCTGCTGGTTCCCCTGTTTATCAGCGCTTTTAGAAGAGCTGATGAACTGGCTATGGCGATGGAGGCCAGGTGCTACAGAGGGGGAGAAAACAGGACGAGGATGAAGCAGCTGAAGATTACCGGCATAGACTATGCAGCATATATGTTTACTGTTGCTGTAGGAACGTATATCCTGTTCAGCAGATTCGGCATTTTATTGAGGTGA
- the rpsI gene encoding 30S ribosomal protein S9: MAQVQYYGTGRRKEAVARVRLIPGQGNITINDRSLDDYFGYDTLKVIVKQPLVLTETIDKFDVIAKVEGGGFTGQAGAIRHGIARALLKADGELRPVLKKAGFLTRDPRMKERRKYGLKKARKAPQFSKR; encoded by the coding sequence GTGGCCCAGGTTCAATATTACGGAACCGGAAGGAGAAAGGAAGCTGTTGCCAGGGTAAGGCTTATCCCGGGCCAGGGGAATATTACGATCAATGATAGGTCTCTTGATGATTACTTCGGATATGATACCTTAAAGGTGATTGTAAAACAGCCCCTGGTGCTTACGGAAACTATAGATAAATTTGATGTTATCGCAAAGGTAGAAGGGGGAGGATTTACAGGCCAGGCAGGGGCTATAAGGCATGGAATAGCCAGAGCCCTTCTTAAAGCTGACGGTGAGCTTAGACCGGTCCTTAAAAAAGCAGGTTTTCTCACCAGGGACCCCAGAATGAAAGAAAGAAGGAAATACGGCTTAAAGAAAGCGCGGAAGGCTCCCCAATTTTCAAAAAGATAA
- a CDS encoding Na+/H+ antiporter NhaC family protein, with translation MKSKFTTIILIIFILCLAALPAVASEGETEEKDFGALSLLPPLLAIILAFLTKQVLFSLFIGIFIGATMLNGWNPFFGLLRTLDEYMVSSLADSWHAGILIFTLTIGGMIKIVAQMGGTGAVAEALARRANNTKNAQIATWLLGILVFFDDYANTLIVGQTMRPLTDKMRISREKLAYIVDSTAAPIAGLALVSTWVGYELGLIKDAYDSLGITGNIYEVFLRSIPYRFYDIVALLMVLAVAVLSRDIGPMYLAERRARTTGKVIADGAKPMASKEMTDITLKEGIKLKVSNAVIPVLTLIIVGFVGLWYNGYTYSENVNPFTWEGIRTCFGNADASVALIWAAAASTIVAMIMAVGQKMMTLEEAFDNFVEGTKSLLITGIILVLAWSLGSVTEAVGTADFLIRNISDKISIGMLPVLVFIIASVVSFATGTSWGTMAIVMPLAVPLAFHISGGVEPMIIPTLGAVLTGAIFGDHCSPISDTTIMSSMGAASDHIDHVRTQLPYAVLGAAVAIIFGYIPAGMGLNPFISLLLAAAAVIAIFKFFGKDPGILELGSLEGGTGIEQGD, from the coding sequence TTGAAGAGCAAATTTACCACCATCATACTAATTATCTTTATTTTATGCTTAGCTGCTCTGCCGGCAGTGGCATCAGAAGGAGAGACGGAGGAAAAGGACTTCGGAGCATTATCACTGCTTCCACCTCTTCTTGCAATTATTCTTGCATTTTTAACAAAACAGGTTTTGTTTTCTCTGTTTATAGGCATTTTCATTGGAGCCACAATGTTAAACGGCTGGAATCCATTTTTTGGGCTGCTGCGGACCCTGGATGAATATATGGTTTCATCCCTGGCTGACAGCTGGCATGCGGGGATTCTTATTTTTACACTGACCATAGGAGGCATGATTAAAATCGTAGCCCAAATGGGGGGAACCGGCGCAGTTGCGGAAGCCCTTGCCAGGAGGGCGAATAACACTAAAAATGCCCAGATTGCCACGTGGTTGTTAGGAATATTGGTATTTTTTGATGATTATGCAAACACCCTGATTGTAGGGCAGACAATGAGACCGCTGACCGATAAGATGAGGATCTCCAGGGAGAAACTTGCTTATATCGTCGATTCAACGGCAGCACCTATTGCAGGGCTTGCCCTTGTTTCAACTTGGGTTGGTTATGAACTGGGATTGATTAAAGATGCTTATGATAGTCTGGGAATTACGGGAAACATATATGAGGTCTTTCTGCGTTCCATACCTTATCGCTTTTATGACATCGTAGCCCTTTTAATGGTCCTGGCCGTTGCGGTTTTGAGCAGGGATATTGGCCCCATGTATTTGGCTGAACGGCGTGCAAGGACAACGGGGAAAGTCATAGCGGATGGGGCTAAACCTATGGCATCGAAAGAGATGACAGATATTACTCTAAAAGAAGGCATAAAACTGAAGGTATCAAATGCTGTTATACCCGTATTAACCCTGATAATAGTTGGATTTGTAGGGCTGTGGTATAACGGGTACACATATAGTGAAAATGTTAATCCTTTTACATGGGAAGGGATAAGGACGTGCTTCGGAAATGCAGATGCATCTGTTGCTTTAATATGGGCTGCTGCTGCTTCCACAATTGTAGCTATGATTATGGCTGTAGGTCAAAAAATGATGACTCTGGAAGAAGCCTTTGATAATTTTGTTGAAGGAACAAAATCCCTCCTCATAACGGGTATTATTCTGGTGCTGGCATGGTCTTTGGGATCAGTAACAGAAGCGGTAGGCACAGCCGATTTTCTGATCAGGAATATATCGGATAAAATATCCATTGGTATGCTGCCCGTGCTGGTGTTTATTATCGCATCCGTAGTATCCTTTGCTACCGGGACTTCGTGGGGGACAATGGCCATTGTGATGCCTCTGGCAGTACCCCTAGCCTTCCATATAAGCGGAGGGGTTGAACCCATGATTATTCCGACACTGGGTGCCGTCTTAACCGGGGCTATTTTTGGGGACCACTGTTCACCGATTTCCGATACAACCATTATGTCGTCAATGGGGGCTGCTTCAGACCATATCGACCATGTCAGAACCCAACTGCCCTACGCTGTCTTGGGAGCCGCAGTTGCGATAATCTTCGGCTATATACCGGCAGGAATGGGATTGAACCCATTTATTTCTCTACTCCTTGCTGCCGCTGCTGTCATAGCAATATTTAAGTTTTTCGGAAAGGACCCGGGCATTTTAGAACTGGGGTCCCTTGAAGGTGGAACAGGGATAGAACAGGGGGATTAA
- the truA gene encoding tRNA pseudouridine(38-40) synthase TruA gives MQNIKLIIEYDGTNYHGWQRQKNAVTVQEKIEGALKTLTGKNIILTGAGRTDAGVHARGQVANFRIETLKIPLERLPLAINSLLPEDIAVKHAERVPEDFHSRYWAKGKVYSYYILNSKMPSPLLRYYSYHFPRPLDIEKMRRAGSYFVGIHDFSSFMASGSSVKTTVRSINKFQLDKEKDLIRITFQGDGFLYNMVRIMVGTLLEVGEGKLPPEYIPEVLRAREREKAGITLPPKGLVLERVLY, from the coding sequence GTGCAAAACATAAAACTCATCATTGAGTATGATGGCACCAATTATCACGGCTGGCAAAGGCAGAAAAATGCAGTAACAGTTCAGGAAAAAATTGAAGGGGCTCTTAAAACCCTTACAGGTAAAAATATCATATTGACCGGGGCAGGAAGAACCGATGCAGGGGTTCATGCAAGGGGGCAGGTAGCGAATTTCAGGATAGAAACCCTCAAGATACCGCTGGAAAGACTGCCGTTGGCCATTAATTCACTATTACCCGAAGATATCGCCGTAAAACATGCAGAGCGGGTTCCCGAAGACTTTCATTCAAGGTATTGGGCCAAAGGGAAGGTATATTCCTATTATATTTTAAATAGCAAAATGCCATCACCTCTGCTGAGGTATTACAGCTACCATTTTCCTAGACCTCTGGATATAGAAAAGATGAGGAGAGCAGGAAGCTATTTTGTGGGAATCCATGATTTTTCAAGCTTTATGGCTTCAGGAAGTTCTGTTAAAACGACTGTCAGGAGTATTAATAAATTTCAACTGGATAAGGAAAAGGATTTAATTCGCATAACCTTTCAGGGGGATGGTTTTCTCTATAATATGGTGAGGATAATGGTAGGAACTCTACTGGAAGTGGGAGAAGGCAAACTCCCTCCCGAATACATCCCTGAAGTCCTCCGTGCAAGGGAAAGAGAAAAGGCAGGTATTACCCTTCCTCCGAAGGGTTTAGTCCTTGAGAGGGTACTGTATTAG
- the lipB gene encoding lipoyl(octanoyl) transferase LipB codes for MGKRFLRILDIGFRDYVSAWNLQEEYVLKRLCGSIPDVLILVEHPPVFTIGRAGTGEHIIAPQEVLEREGIKVYEINRGGDVTYHGPGQLVGYPILNLGEYDKDLHETVRKYEEVIIRLLAEYCIEAGRIEGLTGVWVGDEKIAAIGIGVRKWVTFHGFALNVNPNLEHFKLIVPCGIRDKGVTSMEKILKERVNWEGLKEKLIYHFVDVFEYDGLY; via the coding sequence ATGGGTAAAAGATTTCTCCGCATTCTAGACATAGGTTTTAGAGATTACGTCAGCGCCTGGAACCTTCAGGAAGAATATGTTTTAAAGAGATTATGCGGCAGTATTCCAGATGTGCTGATATTGGTGGAACACCCACCCGTTTTTACCATCGGCAGAGCAGGCACCGGTGAACATATTATTGCTCCCCAAGAAGTCCTGGAACGAGAGGGCATAAAGGTGTACGAAATAAACAGAGGAGGAGATGTGACCTATCACGGCCCGGGGCAGCTGGTTGGATATCCAATACTCAACCTGGGGGAATACGATAAAGACCTCCATGAAACGGTGAGGAAATATGAAGAAGTAATTATAAGGCTCCTTGCTGAATATTGTATTGAAGCGGGGAGGATCGAAGGCCTGACAGGAGTCTGGGTAGGGGATGAAAAGATCGCTGCAATCGGCATTGGGGTAAGAAAATGGGTGACTTTCCACGGGTTTGCCCTTAATGTTAATCCAAATCTTGAACATTTCAAATTGATTGTTCCCTGCGGCATAAGGGATAAAGGGGTTACTTCTATGGAAAAGATATTAAAGGAAAGGGTAAACTGGGAAGGCCTAAAGGAGAAGTTGATATACCATTTTGTTGATGTTTTTGAATATGATGGCCTATATTAA
- the rplQ gene encoding 50S ribosomal protein L17, whose product MGYRKLGRDSGHRKAMLRNLVTSLLKNGKIVTTETRAKEIKRITEKMITLGKKGDLHARRQALSYILDETVVKNLFEQTAPKYAERNGGYTRIVKIGPRRGDGAPMAQIELV is encoded by the coding sequence ATGGGTTACAGGAAACTGGGAAGAGATTCAGGTCACAGAAAGGCAATGCTCAGAAATTTAGTTACTTCTCTGCTCAAAAACGGCAAGATTGTAACAACAGAAACAAGGGCTAAGGAAATTAAAAGAATAACTGAAAAAATGATAACTTTAGGTAAAAAAGGGGATCTCCATGCCCGGCGCCAGGCCCTGTCATATATTCTAGACGAAACTGTAGTTAAAAACCTCTTTGAACAGACTGCACCTAAGTACGCTGAGAGAAATGGAGGATATACCAGGATTGTTAAAATAGGCCCCAGAAGGGGTGACGGGGCTCCGATGGCACAAATAGAGCTTGTATAA
- a CDS encoding glutamate synthase, with product MFNSINAKDLSFEELNTLIKRIRSFGENRISIKNVNGHSYIGAGLKGETRIFIEGTAGNELAAFMDGCEIRIFGNVQDAVGNSMNSGKIIVEGSSGDTLGCSMKGGKIFLKGDAGCRAGVNMQEYRGKVPCIIIGGKTGDFLGEYMSGGILVVLGLKRQGNIVGDFCGRGMHGGVIYVRGRVKPYSLAREVEVHELSQKDMDLLNPLLEEYGKDFNLSLNNLDCRDFTKIVPKFSKPCGSVYSHH from the coding sequence ATGTTTAACAGTATCAATGCAAAGGACTTAAGCTTTGAGGAATTAAATACTTTAATAAAGAGGATAAGGTCTTTCGGCGAAAACAGAATTTCCATTAAAAATGTTAACGGCCACAGTTATATAGGTGCAGGCTTAAAAGGAGAAACCCGGATATTTATTGAAGGTACTGCAGGAAATGAGCTGGCAGCCTTTATGGACGGCTGCGAAATCAGGATATTTGGTAATGTTCAGGATGCTGTCGGAAATTCCATGAACAGCGGTAAAATAATCGTTGAGGGCAGTTCGGGGGATACCCTGGGATGCTCTATGAAAGGCGGTAAAATATTTTTAAAAGGTGATGCGGGGTGTCGTGCAGGGGTTAACATGCAGGAGTACAGGGGAAAGGTACCGTGTATAATAATAGGCGGCAAGACAGGGGATTTCCTGGGCGAATATATGTCAGGAGGAATACTGGTCGTCCTGGGACTAAAAAGACAGGGTAATATAGTAGGGGATTTCTGCGGCAGAGGAATGCACGGCGGAGTAATTTATGTTAGGGGAAGGGTTAAGCCCTACAGCTTAGCCAGGGAAGTTGAGGTTCATGAGCTCAGCCAAAAGGATATGGATTTGTTAAATCCCCTTTTAGAGGAATACGGGAAGGACTTTAACCTTTCACTGAACAATCTTGACTGTAGAGACTTTACTAAAATAGTGCCTAAGTTCTCAAAGCCTTGCGGAAGTGTATACAGCCACCACTAG
- a CDS encoding DUF2089 domain-containing protein, protein MKDVLGNCPVCGQKLEVTRLHCCHCNTSIEGSFNLCKFCRLSKVQKQFIETFIKCRGNIKEVEKELGISYPTVRSKLDDIVQALGYSVKEPRVEDERKAILDMLNRGEIKYEDALKLLKEYQKEAKQ, encoded by the coding sequence TTGAAAGATGTTTTAGGAAACTGCCCTGTATGCGGGCAGAAACTGGAGGTAACCCGGTTGCATTGCTGTCACTGCAATACATCCATAGAAGGAAGTTTCAATCTTTGTAAGTTCTGTCGGTTGTCGAAGGTCCAAAAGCAGTTTATAGAAACCTTCATAAAGTGCAGAGGGAATATTAAAGAAGTTGAAAAGGAACTGGGAATTTCTTATCCTACGGTCCGCAGCAAATTGGATGATATAGTTCAAGCACTCGGTTATTCGGTTAAAGAGCCAAGGGTCGAGGATGAGAGGAAAGCAATCCTTGATATGTTAAACAGGGGCGAAATCAAGTATGAGGATGCATTAAAGCTACTAAAAGAATACCAAAAGGAGGCAAAACAATGA
- a CDS encoding energy-coupling factor transporter ATPase, producing the protein MDIMLRAENLSFSYMTPELEPTPALLDINLTIKKGEFVGIIGQNGSGKSTLAKLFNGLLLPTEGNVYVKGMNTKDKTKIWDIRQTAGMVFQNPDNQIVATIVEEDVAFGPENLGLPPAQIRQRVDEALKIVEMEEYKKHAPHLLSGGQKQRVAIAGVIAMRPECIILDEPTAMLDPAGRREVIKTILKLNREERITVVHITHYMEEVVQAHRVLVMDAGRIVLEGPPVQVFSRVGELKALGLDVPQITELAYRLNSKGINIKPGVLTVDEMVMELCQL; encoded by the coding sequence ATGGATATAATGCTGCGGGCAGAAAATTTATCATTTTCATATATGACACCTGAACTAGAACCGACCCCTGCTCTTTTAGATATTAACCTTACAATTAAAAAAGGAGAATTCGTAGGAATTATTGGTCAAAATGGGTCGGGCAAGTCTACCCTTGCCAAGCTCTTTAACGGTCTCCTGCTGCCTACAGAAGGTAATGTCTATGTGAAGGGGATGAATACAAAGGATAAAACAAAGATATGGGATATTCGCCAGACTGCGGGCATGGTCTTCCAGAATCCCGATAATCAGATAGTAGCAACCATTGTGGAAGAGGATGTAGCTTTTGGGCCGGAAAATTTGGGTTTACCCCCTGCACAGATAAGGCAGAGGGTGGATGAAGCCTTGAAGATAGTCGAGATGGAAGAATATAAAAAACATGCACCCCATCTTTTGTCCGGAGGCCAAAAACAGCGGGTTGCCATTGCAGGGGTCATAGCTATGAGGCCTGAATGCATTATCCTGGATGAACCCACTGCTATGTTAGATCCTGCAGGCAGGAGGGAAGTTATAAAAACCATTTTAAAGCTGAATAGGGAAGAGAGAATTACTGTAGTTCATATTACCCATTATATGGAGGAAGTTGTTCAGGCCCACAGGGTTCTTGTAATGGATGCCGGAAGGATTGTTTTGGAAGGGCCTCCTGTTCAAGTCTTTTCTCGGGTAGGCGAACTGAAGGCCCTTGGATTGGATGTGCCGCAGATAACTGAGCTGGCATACAGGCTTAATTCAAAAGGAATAAATATTAAACCCGGGGTACTTACCGTAGATGAAATGGTGATGGAATTATGTCAGCTATAA
- the rplM gene encoding 50S ribosomal protein L13 produces MKTFMAKTQDVQRKWYILDAEGKPLGRLASEAARILRGKHKSIYTPHVDTGDHVIIINAEKAVLTGKKMKQKIYYHHSLYPGGLKAKRYEIFMKENPEKAVMLAVKGMLPHNSLGRKMIKKLKVYRGENHPHEAQKPEKWEVQK; encoded by the coding sequence ATGAAGACCTTTATGGCAAAAACACAGGATGTACAGAGGAAGTGGTATATCCTAGATGCAGAAGGAAAACCCTTAGGGAGACTGGCTTCTGAAGCTGCCAGAATCCTTAGAGGTAAGCATAAATCCATATATACACCCCATGTGGATACAGGGGACCATGTTATTATTATCAATGCAGAAAAGGCAGTCCTTACGGGTAAAAAGATGAAACAAAAGATCTACTACCATCACTCCCTTTATCCGGGCGGCTTAAAAGCCAAACGCTATGAGATATTTATGAAGGAAAATCCGGAAAAGGCAGTTATGCTGGCGGTGAAAGGGATGCTTCCTCATAACTCCCTGGGAAGGAAAATGATTAAAAAGCTGAAGGTGTATAGAGGGGAAAATCACCCCCATGAAGCCCAGAAACCGGAAAAATGGGAAGTTCAAAAATAA
- a CDS encoding energy-coupling factor transporter ATPase: protein MSAIITIENLSHVYMPGTPFETVALKDINLTVEEGEFLGLIGHTGSGKSTLVQHINGLLKPTTGRVIVKGLDLTQKETNMRKVREKVGLIFQYPEHQLFEETVFKDVAFGPKNLGLSEEEINRRVKEALLTVGIDYDSVKDRSPFELSGGQMRRVAIAGVLAMHPEILILDEPTAGLDPKGRAEILGQIQNLRKKYRLTIILVSHSMEDIARLTDRIAVMHKGSVIFTGSPREIFVKADTLQRIGLGIPQITELMIKLKEKGQKVRPDVLTLDEAEKEIINILRGNKNA from the coding sequence ATGTCAGCTATAATAACTATTGAAAATTTGAGCCATGTGTATATGCCCGGCACACCCTTTGAGACCGTTGCATTAAAAGACATTAACCTGACGGTAGAAGAAGGTGAATTTCTGGGGCTGATAGGGCACACAGGTTCCGGGAAATCCACTCTTGTCCAGCATATCAACGGTCTGCTGAAACCGACGACGGGAAGGGTCATTGTAAAAGGATTGGACCTGACCCAAAAGGAAACAAATATGAGGAAGGTAAGGGAAAAGGTAGGGCTTATCTTCCAGTATCCTGAACACCAGCTCTTCGAAGAAACGGTTTTTAAAGATGTCGCCTTTGGGCCGAAAAATCTGGGGCTTTCAGAAGAGGAAATTAATAGGAGGGTTAAGGAAGCCCTCTTAACGGTTGGGATAGATTACGATAGTGTCAAGGACCGTTCCCCTTTTGAACTGAGTGGAGGGCAAATGAGAAGGGTGGCAATAGCAGGTGTTTTGGCTATGCATCCCGAGATTCTGATTTTAGATGAACCTACGGCAGGCCTTGACCCCAAGGGTCGAGCCGAAATTCTGGGGCAGATTCAGAACCTCAGAAAAAAATACAGGTTAACAATAATCCTTGTTTCTCACAGCATGGAGGATATAGCGAGATTAACAGACAGGATTGCGGTTATGCACAAAGGAAGTGTTATCTTTACAGGCAGCCCCCGGGAAATATTTGTTAAAGCAGATACTCTGCAGAGAATCGGCCTCGGCATACCCCAGATAACAGAACTCATGATTAAGCTCAAGGAAAAGGGGCAAAAGGTCAGGCCTGATGTCCTCACTCTTGATGAGGCAGAAAAAGAGATTATAAATATTCTGAGGGGAAATAAGAATGCTTAA
- a CDS encoding DNA-directed RNA polymerase subunit alpha — translation MIEIEKPRIECIEMSKDNTYGKFVVEPLERGYGITLGNSLRRILLSSLPGAAVTSVKIEGVLHEFSTLPGVVEDTTEIILNLKKLAMKMHSDEPKTVRIEAQGECEVTAGDIIHDGDIEIVNPDAHIATLDVDGKLFMEMTVERGRGYVPAEKNKKPGQPIGIIPIDSIFSPVRRVNFHVQDTRVGQRTDYDKLTLEVWTNGTIKPDEAASLGAKILSEHLMLFIELTERTNEVEIMVEKEEEEKEKVMEMAIEELDLSVRSYNCLKRAGINTVQELIQKTPEDMMKVRNLGKKSLEEVEQKLKSLGLSLKESEE, via the coding sequence ATGATAGAAATTGAAAAGCCCAGGATAGAATGTATTGAAATGTCAAAGGATAACACCTATGGCAAGTTTGTAGTAGAACCTCTGGAAAGAGGTTATGGCATAACCCTGGGGAATTCGCTGCGAAGAATACTCCTTTCTTCCCTGCCGGGTGCGGCTGTAACTTCCGTAAAAATAGAAGGAGTTCTTCACGAATTTTCCACTTTACCCGGGGTCGTAGAAGATACAACTGAAATCATTTTAAATCTAAAGAAACTAGCGATGAAGATGCACTCCGATGAACCCAAAACTGTACGGATCGAAGCCCAGGGTGAATGTGAGGTAACTGCAGGTGATATAATCCATGATGGCGATATAGAAATAGTAAATCCCGATGCACATATAGCTACTCTGGATGTGGATGGGAAGCTCTTTATGGAAATGACGGTAGAACGGGGTAGGGGTTATGTGCCTGCGGAGAAGAATAAGAAGCCGGGTCAACCCATAGGAATAATACCCATTGACTCCATTTTTAGCCCTGTCCGGCGTGTTAATTTTCATGTTCAGGATACTAGGGTTGGCCAGCGCACCGACTACGATAAATTAACCTTAGAAGTATGGACCAATGGAACAATAAAACCTGATGAAGCAGCAAGCCTGGGAGCCAAAATATTGAGTGAACACCTCATGCTCTTTATCGAGCTTACAGAGAGGACCAATGAAGTTGAAATAATGGTAGAAAAGGAAGAGGAAGAAAAGGAAAAAGTAATGGAAATGGCCATTGAGGAACTTGACCTGTCGGTTCGCTCTTACAACTGCCTGAAACGGGCGGGCATTAATACTGTTCAGGAACTGATCCAGAAAACCCCTGAAGATATGATGAAGGTAAGGAATCTCGGCAAGAAATCGCTTGAAGAAGTTGAACAAAAACTCAAAAGCCTTGGCCTTTCCCTAAAGGAATCAGAAGAGTAA
- a CDS encoding SHOCT-like domain-containing protein has translation MREETVQILKMVEEGKITADQAVQLIEAGNLFDNSKDRSTAVSGRAKWLRVRVYDINSNKRKVNISIPLSLVSIGLKLGTKFGLDKADLKGIDFNEIIQLIQEGEEGKLVDVIDEESGEKVEVYVD, from the coding sequence ATGAGAGAAGAAACTGTCCAAATTCTTAAGATGGTAGAAGAGGGCAAGATTACTGCCGATCAAGCCGTTCAACTTATAGAGGCTGGAAACCTGTTTGATAATTCTAAAGACCGTTCAACGGCGGTATCGGGCAGAGCTAAATGGCTTAGGGTAAGGGTTTATGATATAAACAGCAATAAGAGAAAGGTCAATATCAGTATTCCCCTCTCTCTGGTTTCGATAGGTTTAAAGCTGGGAACGAAATTCGGTTTAGATAAAGCAGATTTAAAAGGCATTGACTTTAATGAGATTATTCAGCTGATTCAGGAGGGAGAAGAAGGCAAGCTGGTAGATGTTATAGATGAAGAAAGCGGCGAAAAAGTGGAGGTTTATGTAGACTAA
- the rpsD gene encoding 30S ribosomal protein S4 produces MARYIGPSCRLCRREGIKLYLKGDRCYTERCAIDRRGYAPGQHGQARRKLSEYGIQLREKQKAKRIYGVLERQFKRYFEIAERKKGVTGENLLRILESRLDNVVYRMGFASSRAEARQLIRHGHFTVNGKKVNIPSYLVRIGEVIAVKEDSRKLSRIKELAETAAQRNVPQWLEVNAEAMEGRVVGLPAREDIDVPIEEHLIVELYSK; encoded by the coding sequence ATGGCACGATATATAGGTCCTTCCTGCAGGTTATGCAGAAGGGAAGGCATAAAACTTTACCTGAAAGGTGATAGATGTTATACTGAAAGATGTGCAATAGACCGCCGGGGTTATGCTCCGGGTCAGCACGGTCAGGCCAGAAGGAAATTATCTGAATACGGTATTCAGTTAAGGGAAAAACAGAAGGCGAAAAGAATATACGGTGTATTAGAACGACAGTTCAAGAGATACTTTGAAATTGCCGAAAGGAAAAAAGGAGTGACAGGAGAGAACCTTCTGAGGATTTTAGAAAGCCGGCTGGATAATGTGGTATACCGCATGGGATTTGCTTCTTCCAGAGCAGAAGCAAGGCAGCTGATAAGACACGGTCATTTTACGGTAAACGGCAAAAAGGTTAATATACCTTCATACCTGGTTCGTATAGGGGAAGTGATTGCTGTTAAGGAAGACAGCAGAAAATTGAGCAGAATAAAAGAGCTTGCCGAAACGGCTGCCCAGAGGAATGTCCCTCAATGGCTTGAGGTCAATGCTGAGGCTATGGAAGGAAGAGTAGTTGGTCTGCCGGCTCGAGAAGACATTGATGTTCCGATCGAAGAACACCTGATTGTAGAGCTCTATTCTAAGTAA